Within Deinococcus seoulensis, the genomic segment CGAGGCCAGCGACAACACCATCGCGCGGATCACTGCGATGGTCGAGGAAGCTGCGGCCAGCCGCGCGCCCACGGCCCGCTTCATCGACCGGTTCAGCCGCGCGTACACGCCGGGCGTGGTGCTCGTCTCGGCGCTGGTGGCCGCCGCGCCACCGCTGCTGCTGGGCGGCGACTGGCACACCTGGCTGTACCGGGGTATCAGTCTGCTGCTGATCGGCTGCCCGTGCGCGCTGGTCCTGAGTGTCCCGGCGGCCATCACCAGCGGCGTCAGTGCCGGGGCGCGGCGCGGCCTGCTGATCAAGGGCGGCGCGGCGCTGGAAAGCATCGGGAACGCCCGGACCGTCGCGTTCGACAAGACCGGCACCCTGACCGCCGGGCACCCGCGCGTGACCGACCTGCACCCGCTGGCCGGCACGCGCGACGACCTGCTGCGGCTGGCGGCGGCGGCCGAGGCGGGCAGCAGTCACCCGCTGGCCCGCGCGGTCCTGGACGCCGCGCGCGGCCTGAACGTCCCGCCCGCGACCGACGCGCGCGCCCTGCCCGGACTGGCCGTCACGGCCCGCCTGAGCGGCGAGGGCCTGGGTGGTGACGGCCTGGGTGGCGACGGTCTGGGTGACAACGGTGCGTGGGCAGGCCAGGAGGTGACGGTCAGCTCGCCCCGGCACGCGGCCACCCTGACCACCCTCGCGCCGGACGTGCAGGCGCAGGTGGCGCGGCTTGAAGGGCAGGGCCGCACGGCCGTGATCGTCCTGCTGGGCGGGCCGCGCGGGCCGGAGGTGCGCGGCGTGATCGGCCTGCGTGACGAACCCCGCCCGGACGCCGCGCCGACCCTGGCCGCGCTGCGCCGCCTGGGCATCGGCACCGTGATGCTGACCGGCGACAACGCCCGCACCGCGCACGCCATCGCAGGCGACCTGCATCCCGGCGGTGCAGACCACGAGGCGCTGGAAGTCCACGCGGACCTGCTGCCCGGCGACAAGCTGCGGATCATCCGTGAGTTGCAGGCGCGCGGGCCGGTCGTCATGCTCGGGGACGGCATCAACGACGCGCCCGCCCTGGCACAGGCGGATGTGGGGGTCGCCATGGGCGGCGGGACCGACGTGGCCCTCGAAACGGCCGACGCGGCGCTGCTGCGCGAGCAGGTCAGTGGCGTGGCCGACCTGATCGCCCTGAGCCGCGCCACCATGAGCAACATTCGCGTGAACATCGCCTTCGCGCTGGGCCTGAAGGCCGTGTTCCTGATCACCACGCTGCTGGGCTACACCAACCTGTGGATGGCGATCCTGGCCGACACCGGCGCGACCGCCCTCGTCACCGCGAACGCCCTGCGCCTGCTGCGCTGGAAACCCCGCGCCGTGCCGGGCACGCCCGCGCCCACCGTGCGCCCGGAGCCCGCGTGACCACCCCTGCCCCGCACCCCGATCAGGCGGAGCACCCCGATCAGGCGGCCGTGTGCGAGGTCAGTTGCCTGCACCCGCAGGCGGTCGCGCAGGCCCGCGCGCGGCAGCCCGGCCCGGCCGACATCGAGGCCGCCAGCGCCCTGCTGAAGGTCATTGCCGACCCCACCCGCCTGAAACTCCTGAGCGCCCTGCAGGGCGGCGAACTGTGCGTGTGCGACCTGGCCGCCGTGATCGGCCTGAGCGAGAGTGCCGTCAGTCACCAGTTGCGCCTGATGCGCGAGCAGCGGGTCGTGACCTTCCGCAAGCAGGGCCGCGTGGCGTACTACCGCCTGCTGGACGCGCACGTCGCGGGCCTGATCGGCGTGGCCCTCGAACACGTCCGCGAGACCGAACCGTCCGCCAGCCGGTAACAGCCGCGCACTCCCTCAGGCACGCGCGCCGCTCAGCCGCTAAGCTGGGCGGATCATGAAAAGAATTCCTCTGTTCCTGCTGACGGCCGCCCTGCTGGGGTCCGCCACCGCCGCGCCCGTGACCATCACGGTCCTGCACTCCGATGACCTGCACGGGCACCTCGACCCGGTCAAGGTCGGCGCGAACACGTACGGCGGGTACTCCCGTCAGGCGACCCTGATCCGCCAGTTCAGCGCGCAGGACCCCAACCCGCTGGTCCTCAGCGGCGGCGACACCTTCCAGGGCACGCTGTTCTACAACGTGTACCAGGGTCTGGCGGACGTGCTGTTCATGAACCTGATGGGCTACCAGGCGATGGCGGTCGGCAACCACGAGTTCGACAACGGCCCCGAGGCGCTGGCCCGTTTCGCGCAGAAAGCGCAGTTCCCGCTGCTGGCCGCCAACCTCGACCTGAGCAGCGAACCGCTCCTGAAAGACCTCGTGAAACCCTACGCGGTCCTGACGGTCGGCGGCGAGAAGGTCGGCGTGATCGGCGCGGTCACGCCGGACCTGCCCCTGATCAGCAGCCCCGGCCCGAACGTGAAGATGCTGGAACTCATGCAGAGCCTCCAGGGCAGCGTGGACGCCCTCAAGGGCCAGGGCATCGACAAGATCTTCCTGGTCTCGCACCTGGGGTACACCCTCGAACAGCAGGTCGCCCGGACCGTGCCCGGCATCGACGTGATCGTCGGCGGGCACAGCCACACCCTGCTTGGCACCTTCGACAACAAGGACTTCCCCGCCAGCGAGGGCCCCTACCCCACCGTGATCGCCAACCCCGACGGGAACCGGACCCTGCTGGTCGCCGCGTGGGAGTGGGGCAAGGTGCTGGGCCGCATCAAGGTCACCTTCGACGGCGGCGCCGTCACCGCCTGGGAAGGCAACCCGGTGCCCGTCACGGCCGACATCAAGGAAGACGACACCGCGCGCCGCATGATCGAGACGCTCAGCGTGCCCATCGCGAACCTGCGCCGCCAGGTGGTCGGGCAGACCACGCGCGGCCTGAACGGCAGCCGCGAGATCGTCCGCCAGCGCGAGAGCGGCATGGCGAACGTCCTGGCCGACGCCAGCCTGGAAGCCGCGCAGAAGGCCGGGGCGGTCATGGCCTTCCAGAACGGTGGCGGCGTGCGCTCCAGCATCGACGCCGGTCCCATCACCTTCGAGGAAGCCATCACCGTGCAGCCCTTCGGGAACACCCTGAGCGTCCTGGACCTGACCGGCGCGCAGATCCGCGCGGCGCTGGACCACGGCGTCGCCACCTGGAGTGAGAACAAGGGCCAGTTCCTGCACGTCTCACGCGGCGTCAGTTACACCTTCGACCTCGCCCAGCCCGCCGGGAGCCGCGTGACCAGCGTGACCCTGAACGGGCAGCCCCTGAACGACACGCAGGTGTACCGGGTCGCCATGAACAACTTCACGGCGGGCGGCGGCGACGGCTTCACGATGTTCAAGGGTGCCCCGCGCCTCGACACCGGCACGCTGGACATCGACATTCTCGTGAACTACCTGAAAGCCAACCCGGTCGTGGACGC encodes:
- a CDS encoding heavy metal translocating P-type ATPase, with protein sequence MTSTPRSSAAAPTPDAPAVPGAPLSYLVQGMDCANCVAKVERMVGGLPGAGGVSTSFTRQTLTLQLDETRTPRHTLEQHLRSLGYVPTLQGEPAAPAAPEHAHAQAPTAGPGQPWYRSPQGRLVVVSGTLLAAAWVLGFAAPGLSTAAFVAATLLGVWPLAGRAVASARLGDPFSINLLVSLAAVGAVLIGEAAEGAVVVFFFSVGELLEGIAAGRARAGIQALAALTPKTALLLPDGPEGPGGASGVAREVAADTLRAGQTVQVNPGARVPADGTVLRGTSGVDDSPVTGESVPALKGVGDPVFAGSINGDGVLTVRVDREASDNTIARITAMVEEAAASRAPTARFIDRFSRAYTPGVVLVSALVAAAPPLLLGGDWHTWLYRGISLLLIGCPCALVLSVPAAITSGVSAGARRGLLIKGGAALESIGNARTVAFDKTGTLTAGHPRVTDLHPLAGTRDDLLRLAAAAEAGSSHPLARAVLDAARGLNVPPATDARALPGLAVTARLSGEGLGGDGLGGDGLGDNGAWAGQEVTVSSPRHAATLTTLAPDVQAQVARLEGQGRTAVIVLLGGPRGPEVRGVIGLRDEPRPDAAPTLAALRRLGIGTVMLTGDNARTAHAIAGDLHPGGADHEALEVHADLLPGDKLRIIRELQARGPVVMLGDGINDAPALAQADVGVAMGGGTDVALETADAALLREQVSGVADLIALSRATMSNIRVNIAFALGLKAVFLITTLLGYTNLWMAILADTGATALVTANALRLLRWKPRAVPGTPAPTVRPEPA
- a CDS encoding ArsR/SmtB family transcription factor, producing MTTPAPHPDQAEHPDQAAVCEVSCLHPQAVAQARARQPGPADIEAASALLKVIADPTRLKLLSALQGGELCVCDLAAVIGLSESAVSHQLRLMREQRVVTFRKQGRVAYYRLLDAHVAGLIGVALEHVRETEPSASR
- a CDS encoding bifunctional metallophosphatase/5'-nucleotidase, coding for MKRIPLFLLTAALLGSATAAPVTITVLHSDDLHGHLDPVKVGANTYGGYSRQATLIRQFSAQDPNPLVLSGGDTFQGTLFYNVYQGLADVLFMNLMGYQAMAVGNHEFDNGPEALARFAQKAQFPLLAANLDLSSEPLLKDLVKPYAVLTVGGEKVGVIGAVTPDLPLISSPGPNVKMLELMQSLQGSVDALKGQGIDKIFLVSHLGYTLEQQVARTVPGIDVIVGGHSHTLLGTFDNKDFPASEGPYPTVIANPDGNRTLLVAAWEWGKVLGRIKVTFDGGAVTAWEGNPVPVTADIKEDDTARRMIETLSVPIANLRRQVVGQTTRGLNGSREIVRQRESGMANVLADASLEAAQKAGAVMAFQNGGGVRSSIDAGPITFEEAITVQPFGNTLSVLDLTGAQIRAALDHGVATWSENKGQFLHVSRGVSYTFDLAQPAGSRVTSVTLNGQPLNDTQVYRVAMNNFTAGGGDGFTMFKGAPRLDTGTLDIDILVNYLKANPVVDAQPEGRIVILNAPK